ATtagattctgtaatttattgCAGGTTGGAgaactgtatttagggaaattgaaatgttcaataatttatgtaatgataataaaaatatataaaaaaaatgtgtatcgGAATCGGCAGGTTTCACTTATAATAATCGGCAAAGAAAACtgcaatcggtgcatctctacttaagacccatctcttctgtgaatactcgacagacaaattaaaaaaatataacataaaataactaaccctctctcattctctcaacaggtagtgaaTCTAGCGTTTGTTGAAACAAGTTACTTTGTATTATCACCTGTTGTATTactgctcctgtatgacatatcgcttattgctccctgaactctctgtaagtcgctttggataaaagcgtctgctaaatgactatatGTAAATGGAACCAACATGTTGTCATCataatatcacatttaaatgtttctttacacaataaaaatagatGTATATGTAATTCAGAAGGGGCCCCTTACAAAAAAGTTCATCTCATTTGGGGGTCCTTCGCatagttttaagtttaaaaccCCCCAGACACATGCATAGTTAGTGACAGGTATATTCAAGTACAGTAAGTCGTATATGCGCAAATGCTGCGCAGTTAGGCTGTGTTAAATATATTATGCTGCTTCAAGATTTGAGTATTTGCGTTTAATCTGCACATGCAGCTTTGAAAATagccaaaaatataactaaattaccatgaaaaatatgaataaatctCTGCAAGCCATTGGCGATTATGACAAGAGTAAACTCCACATATCCTCCTGCAAACTGTAAGAGAAAATGGGCAACAAGGAGGCTAAAAGCtgcagtctctagcgtctgtcgctagagcgtcTCTGTTGGTTGGGGAGTGAGCTGGCCTCCCTTCCAAATCAAAAAACCCAAAGAGGGCAGTGCTGACTTGGCAATCCACAAATATTGATGATCTCAGACGTATCAGCTGTGGATTGCTTGCTGCTTTACTTGAAGGAGGCTGTGCACAGCACAACTGGGTGAGCCTTGGCATATCACAAGTGACTCATGGAGTGCTAAAGATGTATTGCACCTTATAGCAAATCTTCCACTTGAATGATGAGTTGGTGTTGAGATGAGTTGgtgttgatgatgagatgagatgagttggtGTACCACCAGAAAGAAGAGGTTTAGATTGGACACAGCTCATCAGGTTTCATCACACTGTTTCCTTTCATAAACTTTTACTGTCACTCTGCTTTCGTTAAAGtctttatgcagatttggttgGAAAATCATCACAATTTGAATAATTGTACACTATGATATAGAGCAGTATTCAGTGACAGTTGTGTCTCAATGTTTGCGCTGAAATCAGCAGGCGACTGTTGTTGAGAGCTGAAGTGCAGATCTGCATGGAAAGTACGGTACATGCAACTACTGGAGTTCGTGTGCCAAGAACAGTTCGGCCAAACTGCTCAACGCAAAGTTGAGACAAGGCATACAAAGATGAAACTGTGATGAACCGTGTCAAATCTTAACCctgaggatgaggatgagggGATGAGGTTGAGgggatgaggatgaggatgagggGATGAGGTTGAGgggatgaggatgaggatgagggGATGAGGTTGAGGGGATGAGGATGAGGGGTTGAGGGGATGAGGATGAGGGGATGAGGATGAGGGGATGAGGGGATGAGGTTGAGGGGATGGGAGGGGATAGgatgagatgtgatgagttgatgttgatgttgatgttgatgttgatgGAGAtggagatgagatgagttgatgatgatgatgagatgatgatgagatgagatgagatgatgatgagatgatgatgagatgagatgagttgatgatgagatgatgatgagatgagatgagttgatgatgagatgagttgatgatgagatgagatgagttgatgatgagatgagatgatgatgagatgagatgagttggtgtcaatgatgagatgagatgagttggtgttaatgatgagatgagatgagttgatgatgtgatgagatgagatgagttgatgatgagatgagatgagatgagattagatgatgatgtgatgtgatgatgatgagatgagatgagttgatgatgtgatgagatgagatgagatgagatgagttgatgatgagatgagatgatgaagagatgagatgagttggtgttaatgatgagatgagatgagttgatgatgagatgagttgatgatgagatgagatgagatgagttgatgatgagatgagatgagatgagttgatgatgtgatgagatgagatgagatgagttgatgatgagatgagttgatgatgagatgagatgagttgatgatgtgatgagatgagatgagttgatgatgagatgagatgagatgagttgatgatgtgatgagttgatgatgagatgagatgagttgatgatgagatgagttgatgatgagatgagatgacgCCACTTAGTATGTGTTGAAAGCAAAAGGTTTCGTGCAAGTTTTTCTTGGGATGGGATGGGATGGGATGGGATGGGATGGGATGGGATGGGATGGGAtgggatgagatgagatgagatgagatgagatgagatgagatgagatgagatgagatgagatgagatgagatgagatgagatgagatgagatgagatgagatgagatgagatgagatgagatgatatgatgatgatgatgatgatgatgatgatgatgagatgagatgagttgatgatgagatgatgatgagatgagatgagttgatgatgagatgagttgatgatgagatgagatgagttgatgatgagatgagatgatgatgagatgagatgtgatgatgatgagttgatgatgagatgagatgagatgagatgagttgatgatgagatgagatgagatgagatgagatgagatgagttgatgatgagatgagatgagttgatgatgagatgagatgagatgagttgatgatgagatgagatgagatgagatgagttgatgatgagatgagatgagatgagttgatgatgagatgagatgagatgagatgagatgagatgagttgatgatgagatgagatgagatgagttgatgatgagatgagatgagatgagatgagttgatgatgagatgagatgagttgatgatgagatgagatgagatgagatgagatgagatgagttgatgatgagatgagatgagttgatgatgagatgagatgagttgatgatgagatgagatgagatgagatgagttgatgatgagatgagatgagatgagatgatgatgagatgagatgagatgatgatgagatgagatgagatgagttgatgatgagatgagatgagatgagatgagttgatgatgagatgagatgagatgagttgatgatgagatgagatgagttgatgatgagatgagatgagttgatgatgagatgagatgagatgagttgatgatgagatgatgagatgagatgagttgatgatgagatgagatgagatgagatgagttgatgatgagatgagatgagatgagttgatgatgagatgatgatgagatgagatgagttgatgatgagatgagttgatgatgagatgagatgagatgagttgatgatgagatgagatgagatgagttgatgatgagatgatgagatgagatgagttgatgatgagatgagatgagatgagatgagttgatgatgagatgagatgagatgagttgatgatgagatgatgatgagatgagatgagatgagttgatgatgagatgagttgatgatgagatgagatgagatgagttgatgatgagatgagatgagatgagatggagatgagatgagttggagatgagatgagatgagatgtgatgagttggtgttgatgagatgagatgtgatgagatgtgatgagttggtgttgatgagatgagatgtgatgagttggtgttgatgagatgagatgtgatgagatgagatgagttgatgatgagatgagatgagatgagttgatgatgagatgagatgagatgagttgatgatgagatgagatgagttgatgatgagatgagttgatgatgagatgagatgagatgagttgatgatgagatgagatgatgatgtgatgtgatgtgatgagttgatgatgtgatgtgatgagatgagatgatgatgtgatgagatgagatgagatgagatgagatgagatgagatgagttgatgatgagatgagatgagatgagatgatgatgagatgatgatgagatgatgatgagatgagatgagatgatgatgagatgagatggtgttaatgatgagatgagttggtgttaatgatgagatgagatgagttggtgttaatgatgagatgagatgagatgagttgatgatgagatgagatgatgatgtgatgagatgagatgagatgagatgtgatgtgatgagatgatgatgagatgatgatgtgatgtgatgtgatgtgatgagatgagttgatgatgagatgagatgagttgatgatgagatgagatgatgatgtgatgtgatgtgatgagttgatgatgtgatgtgatgagatgagatgatgatgtgatgagatgagatgagatgagatgagatgagatgagatgagttgatgatgagatgagatgagatgagatgagatgagatgagatgatgatgagatgatgatgagatgatgatgagatgagatgagatgatgatgagatgagatggtgttaatgatgagatgagttggtgttaatgatgagatgagatgagttggtgttaatgatgagatgagatgagatgagttgatgatgagatgagatgatgatgtgatgagatgagatgagatgagatgtgatgtgatgagatgatgatgagttgatgatgtgatgtgatgagatgagatgatgatgtgatgatgatgagatgagatgagttgatgatgtgatgagatgagatgagttgatgatgagatgagatgagttgctgatgatgatgatctatTCGCTGAATCCAGTTGTTCTTCAGGTGGCCGCTGACACCACTTAGTAGGTGTTGAAAGCAAAAGGTTTCGTGCAAGTTTTTCTTGCCTTTATGTTCCCTTACGCTCATCATCTGAACTCAGCCGGCCTCACATTAGAGGTTAAGAAGATcaaatcattgtttttgttcaatCGCAAAAACCAACATTCTTACAAGTATCAAACAggcacatttttttacatttaggccccaaatattaaataactaatTGTACAAGTTTCATGTTTAATaccaattgtattatttaacaatttaaatatttcaacattgacttcatcatttcattttgagTAATTTGGCCCTCCGTGATATATAAATTGGTTAAATATAGTCCTAAATTGTACGGACATTTTGAGCTTTTGGTTCTTAACGTTGCGTAGCCCGTGATTCCTCCTAAAGTCAGTAAAGCTGGACCCAATGTCGATGAGAAAGAAAACGTGCAGGTCATACAGCTCGTGCAGAAACTGGAGGATTTTTGCCAAGAACAGTGAGCAGCTTCACCGCTCAGGACAAAATCACGGACTAATACAACTACACGACGGTTTTCTGACATGCAAATATGCAGAGATTAACGACGACGCTACACGACAAACACAGCCAGAAAAGTTCAGGTTCAAAGTGTAGAAAACACAAAGGACaagaaaaaactgaagaaaaccTGCTTTCAGTCGAGGTGTCCCGTCCCGACGATTCCTCGGTCAAGGCTCCGATGAAAGAAGCTGTTGCTGTAGTAAATCCTCTCCGATAGACTCCTAAATCCTTATTCCGGCTGTAAGCAGTTTGTATGCGGGATTCATAGTGAGAAATATACAACAAACTATCTCCCAAAGGCAAGAGACGCTGACTTTTGATAACATTCTCTGAAACATCTTTCACTGCGCGTCTGATGCTGTTGATCCTGTATGACGTAGCCATTAGAGACGCCACGCCGCCATCTGATTGGAGGAAAGGTGTTCTATTAACCAGCTCTTGTCATTGgctgttttataaaatactttgtttacatttttgtaacctGATTCATTTCAAAACGAGTCATctgtacaatatataaaatgtccAGTTGTTTATTTCAGGAATCATGCtatgtatgttgttttttctattgTCACATCCTAAgcctttgttttatataataaatgaagaaacaaattaaaactcattttttaaaaagcttgattatgtatttttttaatatattttcaacGGTGTAATATTTAGCCTATATAATATAAACTGCTAACatatatgacaaatatttttacattagcattaattcatcaaaataattgaaaagtTTCATAGACATGATTTTAGTCTGTATAAATGACATgtacacataaaacatgaagGCAACAATTTGTTTACAGCATTTCTAATGTTTTTCTGACAGAACTAGACAAAAATGACCGATAGGGGATGTTTTCCACAATAGGccttttttatatgaaaagtaGTAAGTTAGTtacaaatgaacataaaatataggCAAACTTCCCATTCTCACAGTTTTAAGGTCAGATGTAGGTTATTGTCCATAtgacatgctatttcatgcattctgacttctttacactgttaaatgtgctgGTTTATCATGCTTAATGTAGATAATTATAGGAATGATTATCTTAATATGCTGGATTTCTGTATAACTATACAGGCCCCTTTAAGGGAACCCCTGGTCTGTTTCCGGTCTGCGTGATACGTCACTTGTGTTACATGTGGTATACTGGTTGCATGCTGGAGCGGATGCTAATAAAGAACTTCAAGTTAACAATGTCAAGGACTGTTGTAATTTTATAGAGACACACAACATGGTGTCAGAAGATGGACTTTACGCCTGCATAAACCCTATTCGCTCAGACATTTGAGCGAGCCTGATTGGAAGGTGATACACGCACGTGTTGTTGCTAACCACCATGGCGGATTGTTTCCGAAGACCCGACCCGCTCAGTTTTGATGGAAACATTGCCGACAATTGGCGGATTTTCGAGCAGGACTTTGACATTTCATTGCGGCGGCACACTACGATAAGGCTAAAAGTTGTCGCTTTGGAGAATTGACGGATGAGCTGATCTGTGACAGAATAGTATGTGGCGTCAACAGAGAAAGTTTAAGAAAATCTCTGTTAAGGGATAGCGACCTAACTCTCACTAAAGCCATCACAATTTGTCGTATACACGAGATGACGGAGGAAAACAGTAAAACGTTGGCCACGCCCCAGACAGGCACTAGTGTAGACGCAGTACAAGCGGTATCCAGCAAGAGGCGCCAACACACAAGACAAACTCCTCAAAAAGAGCAACGTGATTTTCAAGCCATAACTAATTGCAGAAACTGTGGAAATAGTCATGcagcaaagagagagaaatgccCTGCTTTCGGACAACAGTGTCATAACTGTAAGAAAATGAATCATTTCAGCAAAAGTTGCAAAGTACGTCGCCAATTCAATCAAACGAAATACAACCACAGAAAATCAGTTCACGAAGTCGAAGTGGAAGACTCCTCCAGTCATGACGACACTTTTTATGTCGACGGTATTGAACCTGGCAAGTGTGTCAACATTGTTAACCCCCCAGCGTCCAGGCTTGAAGAAGGATTTGTCACCTTACACATAAATGCCATGCCGGTAGAGATAAAAGTGGACACAGGggcaaaatgtaatgtaatgccAAAAAAGCTATTCAAACGAATTTCCAGTGGTGGTGAGAGACCAGTCAGACTATCGCAGACACCTAACCTTGTAGCTTATGGTGGAAGCAGAATCGAAACCGAAGGCTTAGCAACAATGATGTGCAGTTTAAATGGACAAAATCATTCACTTCAATTCTACCTGGTGGATCAAGATGTCCAGCCATTGTTAGGTTTCCGTGCATGTTTGGACATGGGAATTGTCACAATTAGTCCACACGTTCACCTTGTCGATAGGGAGAGCAGTACTGAAGAAATTCTTGCTGAATATAAAGACTTGTTCACAGATGAGCTAGGAGAACTTTCAGTCACCTATTCCATGACAGTGGACCCCAATGTGCAATCTGTAGTTCGTCCTGCTCATCGCATGCCCCTAGCAATGCAGGATCGCGTAAAAGCAGAGCTAGATCGAATGCAAAGTCTCGGTGTCATAACTACAGTGTCAGAGCCTTCAGATTGGGTTTCTTCCATGGTGGTCACACACAAGAAGGACAGAAAGGAACTAAGGCTATGCATCAATCCAAAAGATCTCAACAGCGCTCTCAAAAGACCTCATCACCCGATGCGAAGTGTAGAGGAGGTGGCATCCCAGATGTCAGGAGCAACTGTGTTCTCTGTCCTAGATGCAAAGAATTCTTTCTGGCAGATCCGTCTTGACCATAAATCCTCTATGAAGACCACATTCAGCACACCATTTGGGCGCTACAGATTCCTTCGTATGCCCTTTGGTATAAATGCTGCAAGTGAAGTTTTTCAACGCACTATGGAACAGTTGTTTTCAGGGTACCCCTGTGCGGTCATTATAGGTGGTCATAATGCTGCTGAACACGACGCAAACTTGAAGAAGGTGCTGAATCGAGCACGAGAGATCAACCTCAAGTTGAACCCTGCAAAGTGCAAGTTTCGTCTGAACCAGGTCAGTTATGTGGGACACATTTTCACAAGCGACGGTCTTAAAGCAGACCCTGCGAAAACGAAAGCTATCTCAGAGATGCCAGCCCCGAATGATGTTCCTGGACTTCAGAGGTTTTTGGGAATGGCAAACTACCTGGGGAAGTTTATCCCAAATTCGAGTGATATTGCCGCACCCCTCAGGAATTTGACGCATAAAGAGACTGCATGGTGTTGGTATCAGCAGCACCAACATGCGTTCGACACTCTTAAGTCATGCTTATCTAACCCACCTGTCTTGGCATACTATGATGTGAAGAAGCCAGTTACCTTAACCTGCGATGCCTCAAGCTATGGTCTTGGTGCTGCTTGCTTACAAGATTGCAAACCAGTTGCATACTCATCTCGCAGGCTCACAGACACTGAGACGCGGTATGCGCAGATAGAAAAGGAGCTGCTAGCTGTTGTATTTGCTTGTACTAAGTTCAGAGACTATGTATATGGGAAACCAACGATTGTCGAGACTGATCACCAGCCTCTGGTGACAATTTTAAAAAAACCTatccacacagccccagcacgTTTACAAAGGATGTTGCTTCAATTACAGCGTTACGATATCACATTGGTGTACAAAAAGGGCAAACAGATGTATCTTGCCGACACTTTGTCTCGAGTTCCAAACACAGAAACCCCTCCAGCCATGGAAAATGACTCATTCGAAGTCATGAGTGTCAGCTACATTTCTACTGCTCGTCTGGAGGAACTCCGAAGACACACAGCGGAAGATGAAGTGCTGCAGACCCTCAGTTCTGTAATTCAATGCGGATGGCCAGCCAAAGAACACTGTGTTAGATCACCCGTTCGTCCATTCTTTCCTTACAGAGACGAGTTAACTCTGGACAATGGAATAGTGATGAAGGGCCACAAATCAGTCATCCCTCGCTCTTTGCAGAAAGAGTACATCAGCATAGTCCACAGAGGTCACCCTGGTGTGGAAGCTACTAAACGCAGAGCTAGAGGTATCATTTTCTGGCCAGCAATGACAGCTGACATCACCGCAGAAATCCTTTCATGTTCAGTTTGCAACAGCACAAAGCCTCACCAACAGAAGGAGCCACTCAAGTTGTACCCTGTTCCAGATCTTCCCTGGTCCACGGTAGCAATGGACATGTTCGAATGGCACGGTAAACAATACCAAGTGTTAGTGGATTCATACTCTGGTTGGTATGAAATCGACCTATGTCATGATGCAACAACTTGCACTGTGATCAAGAAActaaagaaacatttctcaGTTCATGGCACACCTCACACGCTCATTTCAGACAATGCTAGGCAGTACACAAGTCAGCGTTTCAAAGACTTTGTCAAACAATGGGACTTCACCCACGTGACCAGTAGCCCTGAATATGCACAGTCAAACGGCCTGGCAGAGAGAGCGGTCCGCAGTGCAAAGGAGCTGATGGAGAAATCACACAGAGATGGAACAGATGTATATCTCAACCTTCTGAACCTGAGAAACATCCCTCGTGACCCAACATTAGGTTCTCCAGCAGAACGTCTGATGTCACGACAGACTAGAACAACCATCCCTATCCACTCCAAGTTACTTGAGCCAAACCCCAAACACACTCAGCAAATCACCGCACGTATTCTCCACAAGAGAAATACCCAAAAGCGGTATTATGATGCTTCAAGTCACCCATTACAGGCACTGAAAATGGGTCAAGTCGTCAGAATGCAGACTCCAAAAGGTTATGATCGTCTCGGCGTGGTGAAAGAGGTGAACAGAGAGCCCCGTTCCTACACGGTTCAAAGCAAAGGGAGAACATACAGGAGAAATCGTCGTCATATTCTTCCTGTTGCAGAGCCTCCTCCATCACAGCACAACCCTGAGGACATTATTTCTCAGAGTACTAATACACCTGCAAAAGTCTCCTCAAATTCTACACCATGCATGCCACAAACACACCCTCCGCAACCACAATCGATATCTGCCGAGTTGCTAAAGCACTCAGTACAGTCTCCTGTCAAAGTCAGCAATGCACCTTACATAACCCGATCAGGTCGCATGTGCAAACCGAATCCAAGGTATGAGAAATGACTTTTCAAGTTGGCAGATATAAAAGTTGGCAGATTGGTTTGATGCCTGTTTAATACTGTTcattatgtttttcttctgtttattgtgtcaagcactttgttattgtgttttcaaGTAACAGGAGAATGTCTGaagatttatataatttaatactaTTATAATACTGTTTTAACTATACAGTTGCATTGTTAGTTGTTCATTGTGTTTACCCAGAATTGTATATTGTACATCATTTAAGGTTTCACTTTGGCAAGGGGGCATTCAGCTTAAGGAAGAGGATGTAGATAATTATAGGAATGATTATCTTAATATGCTGGATTTCTGTATAACTATACAGGCCCCTTTAAGGGAACCCCTGGTCTGTTTCCGTTCTGCGTGATACGTCACTTGTTACATGTGGTATACTGGTTGCATGCTGGAGCGGATGCTAATAAAGAACTTCAAGTTAACAATGTCAAGGACTGTTGTAATTTTATAGACACACAAcacttaacatggtcaacttgttaagatggacgtagtatttctgtgcttgatctACTCCCACTGCACTTCAAGTTGTTTCGTaaagtctggatccctgtttcgtaaAAGAGATCCTATTCCTTTCATTGGGCAATTCGGAGGGAAATTGAAATTGATTGTCGATTCCCAACCCTAACTTTAATATTCAAACATGtgtcaataaatacattacacaataacatttaatataataacaattaatatattcatttgttcTTGCTGGAGGTGGTACTCTGATGAACACTATTTATTTTCACGAAAGTTatgattctttattttatttcaatgatctGGTGTCCATGTACCAATAAAGAAATTGTTGTGAATTTCATCTGATTACAAGCAACTCTTTGAAAAAAGGTGTGTTAAATAGCATTATTGATAATCATTTAACACCACTGTAGAATCAGAGAGGATCAACATTGTTATGTGATATACTGTCCTATACAATGTGATATAGATTAGTGATTATAAAGATATAGGAGTTAccaaaaaagaatgaataaaaccAACATGAAACTAAAACAAAGTAACCTGTGTGATTTATTGCAAATCTTCTGAAACCACGCAACAGCTTTGTGTGGTGAACAGACTGAAAGTGACTATTTATTTAAGAATAGGAAGGTACCAGCTCGACCCTACCCACATGATAAGAACACCCTCATCAGTGTCCTGACTGCTGTTCATCTCCTGCTCTCTTCCCTCACTGGTGTCTCCTAACTGCATGGGACTCAATTGGAGAGCAACAGATACAGTGATGCTCAGTTTGTTGCATCACATGATTTGTAGCCCCCTTGTGGCTCCTTCTACAGATTACACATGGTGCAGTCCTGAACCGAAGAAACCAGACAGTTCAATCATTTTAgtgggaaaaaaatgaatgcaaaattgATTCTAAACCCACAAAAATTATTCTCTTGATCCTCTGGAACaggaaattacttttttgatAGACAAATCAGCCAGTATTGTATGTAGTTTGTAgattgtaaataatgtaaaactgaTATTAAAGTTTATCTTAAAACCTGCATTTACTAAATTCAAGTGGGCAAATTAACTTTCggacaataaacaatattttttctcacATAGAGAAGTTCGGTTTTACTTGTTTACTGGCAAAATATGGAAGACATAACTAATGTCGATCAGAGAAAAAGGTatgttacatttctgtataaccTTATCTTCTTTAAGCCTGGTCAAATCAACATGTTTAAACTTACTGTTACTAGCAACTACTGTGCACACGTTTATTGTAGAAGATTCAGCATACTGAAGTACAAAACTCTGGCTCATATCATTTCTCAATGCTTGgtcttctttcttctgtttttcttttttaaccttcttgttttcaactttttatCTGGTTTGAGTCCACTGTTTTGTAATAGTCCTGCTGTCATCTTGGTCTCTGCTGGTTTAGGATAAGTTTCTGCTGGTCTGGCTTTGGTTGGGCTATGGAAGGGTTTGTTGAGTTTATCTTCATTGGTCGTTATGGATGTTTTATTGAATGACTCATTGTTTTCCCCAGAGCAGTTTATGAAAACATCAGCTTTGATCACGTACTGACCCCGAAGCTCAGAAGGGTAACCACACACAGCTTCAACCTTCAGACTTGCATTCGACAACCACCTGAAAGAAACAGTTTTGGGATATTTAGATGAATGGATTTTGTGTCTCTTGCCTGTAAAATGGCAGTGATTTGCAGTCACACATTAAAGGATTGTTGCCCAGGGTGAGGTGCTGCAGGCCAGTAAGTGATGAAAGGTCAGGTAACTCTTCTAACTGATTCTCTTCCAGAGATAAAGACACCAGGCCAGGACCAAACCATGCCAGAGACTTTGCACTCATCTACTTTCAAAATACAGAAGAGAAAACAGTGGAC
This region of Triplophysa dalaica isolate WHDGS20190420 chromosome 7, ASM1584641v1, whole genome shotgun sequence genomic DNA includes:
- the LOC130426512 gene encoding chondroadherin-like protein, with the protein product MYLHLEGNSLSQFPSSEMLAHIPKLLELHLERNLMVKLEPVGLLNPIPQLTGLYLANNAITNIVPRALDSAPNLDVLHLGDNKLTEVPSDALGKAPLLTEVHWIGPRAFRGVVKGLKHLYIDRMGLQKMSAKSLAWFGPGLVSLSLEENQLEELPDLSSLTGLQHLTLGNNPLMWLSNASLKVEAVCGYPSELRGQYVIKADVFINCSGENNESFNKTSITTNEDKLNKPFHSPTKARPAETYPKPAETKMTAGLLQNSGLKPDKKLKTRRLKKKNRRKKTKH